The following proteins are encoded in a genomic region of Gloeomargarita sp. SKYB120:
- a CDS encoding ComEC family competence protein has product MGALFTPERLLVWAGAWVLGLLVAQVPYGMYVLPVAGLVLALVALRMPKWRRQGLVAWVWVVAGVVGLLAGLYLQWRTPQPGPNDISTKAPQFDVVVTGRALNLPRLNASGKRRFFLAVEQIEVGEAPYIRTERVTGNLYVTVAPDQAEGVTPGRKVSVKGDLYLPVTAAFRGGFDFKNYLAQHNTFAGMRGETVTVDPASGQRWGFWWIRQRIADVHRQALGDEQGPLVSAMVVGARVVDLDTNLRAAFTRAGLAHTIAASGFHVSLLLGTVLALTHRLGLRAQLVAGLLALAGFALLAGFEAGVARASVMGAVGLWGLVQTGQGDVTGKRQPLPLLLLVAASLLLYNPNWIGNLGFQFSFLATLGLMLWATPIAQRLTLLPPALAEWIAVPTAAYLWTLPLQLYTFGLINTYTIPLNAVAAPLVMVLTLGGMVTAVIGLVQFQLGVWAASLLRYPLSLLLAIVNWTNQLPGNSLAAGKITAGQLVLLYGLLGLLCWGWLWQRRRWLWVVLFGIASVLVPLLVGHATRLEFTALDTGRIPVMVVQARGRVAVINAGNERTVRFTLLPFLQLQGVNAIDVGVAWPGVPNQGWTDLQRVMPVRALYGEGVQGFSPRPLAQLSEVSLGLVRFEVTNTQPPLLRMTARNESLVWLPDSTFAQQDVLVRQGVPPAQVLWWSGGTLGNNLLRALQPYGAIASNFRVRRGEMGRLERLKIRTFVTGQAGAVQWQPGRGFSGGRQEQGSAG; this is encoded by the coding sequence ATGGGCGCGTTGTTCACGCCGGAAAGGCTGCTGGTCTGGGCCGGTGCCTGGGTCTTGGGATTGCTGGTGGCGCAGGTGCCCTACGGGATGTACGTCCTGCCAGTGGCGGGTTTGGTTCTGGCCCTTGTGGCGTTGCGGATGCCCAAGTGGCGACGGCAGGGACTGGTGGCCTGGGTCTGGGTCGTTGCCGGCGTGGTTGGTTTACTGGCGGGGCTTTACCTGCAGTGGCGGACGCCGCAACCGGGACCGAACGACATCAGCACCAAAGCGCCCCAGTTTGACGTGGTGGTGACGGGCAGGGCGCTGAACCTCCCCCGCTTGAACGCCAGCGGCAAGCGGCGGTTTTTCCTGGCGGTGGAGCAAATCGAAGTGGGAGAAGCCCCCTACATCCGCACGGAACGGGTGACGGGCAATCTCTATGTCACGGTGGCTCCTGACCAGGCGGAGGGCGTGACGCCGGGACGCAAGGTGTCGGTCAAGGGCGACCTCTATCTACCCGTGACAGCGGCGTTTCGCGGCGGCTTTGATTTCAAAAACTACCTGGCCCAGCACAACACCTTTGCCGGGATGCGGGGGGAAACCGTCACTGTTGACCCCGCAAGCGGCCAGAGATGGGGCTTTTGGTGGATACGACAACGAATAGCAGATGTCCACCGGCAAGCGCTGGGAGATGAGCAGGGACCACTGGTGAGCGCAATGGTAGTCGGGGCGCGGGTGGTGGACTTGGATACGAACTTGCGGGCGGCCTTTACGCGGGCGGGTCTGGCTCACACCATTGCCGCTTCGGGATTCCACGTCTCGCTACTGCTAGGGACAGTGCTGGCGTTGACTCATCGCCTAGGGTTGCGAGCGCAACTGGTGGCGGGGTTGCTGGCCCTGGCGGGATTTGCCCTGCTGGCTGGGTTTGAAGCGGGCGTGGCGCGGGCGTCCGTGATGGGCGCGGTGGGCTTGTGGGGCCTGGTGCAAACGGGCCAGGGAGATGTGACGGGTAAACGCCAACCCTTGCCGTTACTCCTGCTGGTGGCTGCCTCCCTATTGCTGTACAACCCCAACTGGATTGGCAACCTGGGGTTTCAGTTCAGTTTCTTGGCGACCTTAGGGCTGATGCTCTGGGCCACACCCATCGCCCAGCGATTGACGCTCTTGCCCCCGGCCCTAGCGGAGTGGATTGCCGTGCCGACGGCGGCTTACCTCTGGACGTTGCCCCTGCAGTTGTACACCTTTGGCCTGATTAACACCTACACCATCCCGTTAAATGCGGTGGCGGCTCCCTTGGTAATGGTGTTGACCTTGGGGGGAATGGTGACGGCGGTCATCGGCCTGGTGCAGTTCCAGCTAGGGGTTTGGGCGGCGTCCCTGTTGCGTTATCCCCTGAGCCTGCTGCTGGCCATCGTGAACTGGACGAATCAATTGCCTGGGAATTCCCTTGCGGCTGGCAAGATTACGGCTGGGCAGTTGGTGCTGCTTTATGGCCTGCTGGGGCTGTTGTGCTGGGGATGGCTGTGGCAACGCCGGCGCTGGCTGTGGGTAGTGCTCTTTGGCATCGCGTCGGTCCTGGTCCCGCTGCTGGTGGGTCATGCCACCCGCCTAGAATTCACGGCGTTGGACACGGGGCGCATTCCGGTGATGGTGGTGCAGGCGCGGGGCCGGGTAGCCGTCATCAACGCGGGCAATGAACGCACGGTGCGGTTTACCCTGTTGCCGTTTTTGCAGTTGCAAGGGGTGAATGCGATTGATGTGGGCGTGGCCTGGCCAGGAGTGCCCAACCAGGGTTGGACAGACCTGCAGCGAGTGATGCCAGTGCGGGCGCTGTACGGCGAGGGGGTTCAAGGGTTCTCTCCACGTCCCTTGGCCCAGTTATCCGAAGTGAGTCTGGGGCTGGTCCGCTTTGAGGTGACCAACACCCAACCGCCCCTGTTGCGCATGACCGCCAGGAACGAGTCGCTGGTGTGGTTGCCCGACAGTACCTTTGCGCAGCAGGACGTCCTCGTGCGCCAGGGGGTGCCGCCGGCCCAGGTGCTCTGGTGGAGCGGGGGAACCCTAGGGAACAACCTGCTGCGTGCCCTGCAACCTTACGGCGCGATTGCCTCCAACTTCCGGGTGCGCCGAGGGGAGATGGGCCGTTTAGAGCGACTCAAGATTCGCACCTTTGTCACGGGCCAGGCGGGAGCGGTGCAGTGGCAACCGGGGCGAGGCTTTAGCGGCGGGCGCCAGGAACAGGGCTCAGCCGGTTGA
- a CDS encoding STAS domain-containing protein produces MTVSLRGTREIQPTHQIFRLSGMLDAFSEQHIRKVLQQAIETGPKQVVIDLSKIEFIDSSGLGVLVQTAKQLQAVGGNLYIVTNPRVTQAVKLVRLDQFLSLHPSLEAALAALQGKS; encoded by the coding sequence TTGACGGTCAGCCTGCGGGGCACGCGCGAAATCCAGCCGACCCACCAGATTTTTCGCCTGAGCGGGATGCTGGATGCCTTCTCCGAGCAGCACATCCGCAAGGTTTTGCAACAGGCGATAGAGACAGGCCCCAAGCAGGTCGTCATAGACCTGAGCAAGATTGAATTTATTGACAGTTCCGGGTTGGGGGTGTTAGTTCAAACCGCCAAGCAACTCCAGGCCGTCGGTGGCAACTTGTATATCGTGACCAACCCGCGCGTCACCCAGGCGGTGAAGCTGGTGCGCCTGGATCAGTTCCTATCGCTCCATCCGTCGCTGGAGGCGGCACTGGCAGCGCTGCAGGGGAAAAGTTAA
- a CDS encoding serine/threonine protein kinase: protein MPLILAGAYIPIRPLGKGGFGATYLAINRYLPTMEYCVVKHFRPEGMDAEEVAMAKRLFDREARVLQQVGNEHDCIPDLYAYFPLAVPKMGNSQRMQEHFYLVQEYIDGEDLEQELRRLGPYDEQKIIELLKALLPILDFVHGRNIIHRDIKPANIMRHRHTGKIYLLDFGAVRDVFAGSKWTTIGTVGYAAPEQYHGGEVYPSTDLYGLGVTCLRLLTGLPPEELYDAYRGTWQWRDKVRVSPELAQILDRMVRPVVQERFPSAQAVLERLNQMPRKVQLPPHSKPLRPTTPQSTAIPQPSGRPAAQALPRVTPPTWVELGQAFWLGAEIGLGVMAAGVHGGIAPGLSLLLGLLLWGWVWFWGRSWLPVWGLAGLWVVTLLVFAVFQRQALLRLAIGSLLLGLILTGMVALLQWLWRSLR, encoded by the coding sequence ATGCCCTTGATTTTAGCGGGGGCTTATATTCCCATTCGTCCGCTGGGGAAAGGGGGGTTTGGAGCGACCTACCTGGCGATTAATCGCTACTTGCCCACGATGGAATACTGCGTGGTCAAGCACTTTCGCCCCGAGGGCATGGACGCAGAAGAAGTGGCGATGGCCAAGCGGTTATTTGACCGGGAAGCGCGGGTGTTGCAGCAAGTGGGCAACGAGCATGACTGTATCCCCGACCTGTACGCCTATTTCCCCTTGGCGGTGCCCAAAATGGGCAATTCCCAACGGATGCAAGAACACTTTTATCTAGTGCAGGAATATATCGACGGCGAGGATTTAGAGCAGGAGCTGCGCCGTTTGGGACCCTACGATGAGCAAAAAATTATTGAGCTATTAAAAGCGCTGTTGCCAATTCTGGATTTTGTCCACGGGCGCAACATCATCCACCGTGACATCAAACCCGCCAACATCATGCGGCACCGGCACACGGGCAAAATTTATCTGCTGGATTTCGGGGCGGTACGGGATGTGTTTGCCGGCTCCAAGTGGACCACGATTGGCACGGTGGGCTACGCCGCCCCAGAGCAGTACCACGGGGGGGAAGTGTATCCCTCCACTGATTTGTACGGTCTTGGTGTCACGTGCCTGCGGCTGTTGACCGGACTGCCGCCGGAGGAGCTGTACGACGCCTACCGGGGGACATGGCAATGGCGGGATAAGGTGCGGGTGAGTCCAGAACTGGCGCAAATTCTCGACCGGATGGTGCGGCCGGTGGTGCAGGAGCGGTTTCCCAGCGCCCAGGCGGTGCTTGAACGGCTCAACCAGATGCCCCGCAAGGTGCAGTTGCCCCCTCATTCCAAGCCCTTGCGGCCCACGACGCCCCAGTCAACAGCGATTCCTCAACCATCTGGGCGGCCCGCAGCCCAGGCTTTACCACGGGTAACCCCACCCACTTGGGTAGAGCTGGGACAGGCGTTTTGGCTGGGTGCGGAAATTGGTCTCGGTGTGATGGCGGCGGGTGTGCATGGGGGCATCGCGCCAGGTCTCAGTCTCCTGCTGGGATTGCTCCTGTGGGGATGGGTTTGGTTTTGGGGCCGGAGTTGGTTGCCGGTATGGGGCTTGGCGGGCCTGTGGGTTGTGACCCTACTGGTGTTTGCCGTTTTCCAGCGGCAGGCTCTCCTCCGCCTAGCAATCGGGTCGCTGTTGTTGGGCCTGATCCTGACCGGCATGGTGGCCCTGCTGCAGTGGCTGTGGCGAAGTCTGCGTTAG
- a CDS encoding Crp/Fnr family transcriptional regulator codes for MDKATPDILTALRRSPLFEGWEPAALERLSQRMSLAHHEADKLLIMEAEGGGTVYFIIEGWVKIRTHNRDGREITLNILGPGEIFGEMAALAASTRSCDVLSVTPVLVGSLSSRDFMHVVQTEPLMGLRLSQLMARRLRQLNRRLRVRESDSVARVADVLLFLAEGQGRTSAQGIEIPNLPHRELGSLSGLTRETVTRVLRKLEQEGVIERISGKQAQRADETTGRGLIRVPNLAVLESLLN; via the coding sequence GTGGACAAAGCAACGCCTGACATCCTCACTGCCCTGCGCCGTTCGCCTCTGTTTGAGGGTTGGGAACCGGCAGCCCTGGAGCGCCTGAGTCAACGGATGTCCCTAGCCCATCACGAGGCCGACAAACTCCTGATTATGGAAGCGGAAGGGGGCGGGACGGTTTATTTCATCATTGAGGGATGGGTCAAAATTCGCACCCACAATCGCGACGGGCGGGAAATTACGTTGAACATCTTGGGGCCGGGGGAGATTTTTGGCGAAATGGCGGCTCTTGCTGCCTCGACCCGCTCCTGTGATGTGCTGAGCGTGACACCGGTGCTGGTGGGGAGCCTGTCGAGTCGGGACTTTATGCACGTGGTCCAAACGGAGCCGCTGATGGGGTTGCGGTTGTCCCAGTTGATGGCGCGGCGGCTGCGGCAGTTGAACCGGCGGTTGCGGGTGCGGGAGTCCGATAGCGTGGCGCGGGTGGCGGATGTGCTGCTGTTTCTCGCGGAAGGTCAAGGACGCACCAGCGCTCAGGGGATTGAAATTCCCAATTTGCCTCACCGGGAGCTGGGCAGCTTGAGCGGCCTGACGCGAGAGACGGTCACGCGGGTGCTGCGCAAGTTGGAACAGGAGGGCGTCATCGAGCGCATCAGCGGCAAACAGGCCCAACGCGCTGACGAGACCACCGGGCGCGGGTTGATTCGCGTGCCCAACCTGGCGGTTCTGGAGTCCCTGCTGAATTAA
- the bchL gene encoding ferredoxin:protochlorophyllide reductase (ATP-dependent) iron-sulfur ATP-binding protein — MKIAVYGKGGIGKSTTSCNLSAALARRGKKVLQIGCDPKHDSTFTLTGFLIPTIIDTLKERDYHYEEIWPEDVIYSGYGGVHCVEAGGPPAGAGCGGYVVGETVKLLKELNAFDAYDVILFDVLGDVVCGGFAAPLNYADYCLIVTDNGFDALFAANRIVASVREKARTHPLRLAGLIGNRTNKRDLIDKYTSVVPMPVLEVLPVVDDIRISRVKGKTVFEMAESDPSLAPLCDYYLHIADQLLARPEGVVPQEAPDRELFSLLSDFYLNPPAQRELAMV; from the coding sequence ATGAAAATTGCGGTTTACGGCAAAGGTGGCATTGGCAAATCCACCACCAGTTGCAATCTCTCGGCGGCCCTGGCTCGGCGGGGCAAGAAGGTACTGCAAATTGGTTGCGACCCCAAACACGACAGCACCTTTACCCTCACCGGTTTTTTAATCCCCACCATCATTGACACCCTCAAGGAACGGGACTACCACTACGAGGAAATCTGGCCGGAGGATGTGATTTATTCCGGCTATGGGGGGGTGCATTGTGTCGAAGCGGGCGGACCTCCCGCCGGTGCCGGTTGCGGCGGTTACGTGGTGGGGGAAACCGTGAAATTGCTCAAGGAGTTGAACGCCTTTGACGCCTACGATGTGATCCTGTTCGATGTGTTAGGCGATGTGGTGTGCGGCGGGTTTGCCGCGCCGTTGAATTACGCCGATTATTGTCTGATCGTGACAGACAATGGGTTTGATGCGCTGTTTGCCGCCAATCGCATTGTCGCCTCCGTGCGGGAAAAGGCGCGAACCCATCCGCTGCGCCTGGCTGGGTTGATTGGCAATCGCACCAACAAGCGTGATCTGATTGATAAATACACCTCGGTCGTGCCGATGCCGGTGTTGGAAGTGTTGCCGGTTGTGGACGACATTCGCATCTCGCGGGTGAAGGGAAAAACAGTTTTCGAAATGGCGGAAAGCGACCCTTCCCTGGCGCCCCTTTGCGACTACTACCTCCACATCGCCGACCAACTATTGGCCCGTCCCGAAGGTGTGGTTCCCCAGGAGGCGCCGGACCGCGAGTTGTTCAGTCTGCTGTCCGATTTCTACCTGAATCCCCCCGCTCAACGCGAACTGGCAATGGTCTAA
- a CDS encoding ABC transporter permease: MLAHIWQDSLTVFWGEWLDLRVRLPQVFASGLVSPLIYILAFGFGVGSSLTSPPMGSSYLEFILPGMVALSSMIISFAGTTFSICGDRLFNKTFEELLLAPVHPLGVYLGKVMAGVVRGLLTASAIILISILFTGRWQGFLHPLFLGMVLLNSLVFAGLGVIVGLSVSSLETVGLYNNFLIVPMSFLGGTFFDPATVPPFLKVIVYCIPLTYASIGLRASALGAPFPWYAPLVLLGIGSILAGIGAYQFSHQQD, encoded by the coding sequence ATGCTAGCCCACATCTGGCAAGATAGCCTGACGGTGTTTTGGGGGGAGTGGCTGGACCTGCGGGTGCGGCTCCCCCAAGTCTTTGCTTCGGGACTGGTTTCGCCGTTGATTTATATCCTGGCCTTTGGTTTTGGGGTGGGCAGTTCCCTGACTTCGCCGCCTATGGGGTCGTCCTACCTGGAATTCATATTGCCGGGGATGGTGGCCCTGTCTTCGATGATCATCAGTTTTGCCGGGACGACCTTTTCGATCTGCGGCGACCGCCTGTTTAATAAAACCTTTGAAGAACTGCTGTTGGCGCCTGTGCATCCGCTGGGGGTGTATCTGGGCAAGGTGATGGCGGGTGTCGTGCGGGGGTTGCTGACGGCGTCGGCCATTATCCTTATCAGCATTCTCTTTACGGGCCGGTGGCAAGGCTTTTTACACCCCTTGTTTTTGGGGATGGTGTTGCTGAATAGTCTCGTGTTTGCCGGTCTGGGGGTGATTGTGGGTCTGAGCGTGTCGTCTCTGGAGACGGTGGGTCTGTACAACAACTTTCTCATTGTGCCCATGTCGTTCCTGGGGGGGACGTTTTTTGACCCGGCAACAGTGCCGCCTTTCCTGAAGGTCATCGTTTACTGCATTCCCCTGACCTATGCCAGTATTGGGTTGCGGGCCAGCGCACTAGGAGCGCCCTTCCCATGGTACGCGCCGCTGGTCTTGTTGGGGATTGGGAGCATTTTGGCGGGGATCGGCGCCTATCAGTTTTCGCACCAACAGGATTGA
- a CDS encoding TM0106 family RecB-like putative nuclease, whose protein sequence is MAPHPRPVVVTEHLFYYHRCARRSFLDHRQGVVHQLERSRHREEIYQRWPGVRPAYQPPDWEKGFQATVALMQQGVPAIHQGVLRVETPAAVLVGRPDLLIREPGASRWGDWHYRPLEIRLGQRLKPEYQAVAAFHSWLLAQIQGVWPLWGELALPGPRFLRVNLAQALPSMHQMLAACLETLKQTEAPEVFISRSRCHQCPWLDDCSTVAKRTHHLSLVPGVTHRRYQELQSLGLTRIEQLAQVNPLELHRRTSLGLNSSNKLVRQAQAIAQQQALAIAPITRLPRAAIGYFFDIEADPFLDCVYLHGVLLITPQRQEFYSLVAERVQDEGRIWQELLQVLERYPQAPIYHFCPFEPQTIQRLGQRYRTPPERVQAIRQRCVDLHARLVRSVVLPVENYTLKAIARWLGFQWHHPRADGVQCTQWYNLWLQTGDRSYLQALQRYNYDDCLATYHLYRWLVEFMQKQTLVPSTG, encoded by the coding sequence ATGGCTCCTCACCCGCGCCCGGTGGTGGTGACCGAGCATTTGTTCTATTACCATCGCTGCGCCCGCCGCAGTTTCCTGGACCATCGCCAGGGGGTGGTGCATCAACTGGAGCGCTCGCGTCACCGGGAAGAAATTTACCAGCGCTGGCCTGGTGTGCGACCGGCCTACCAGCCGCCGGATTGGGAAAAGGGGTTTCAGGCGACGGTGGCGCTCATGCAACAGGGGGTGCCCGCCATTCATCAGGGGGTTTTGCGAGTGGAAACGCCCGCCGCTGTGCTGGTCGGACGCCCGGACCTGCTGATTCGCGAACCGGGGGCATCCCGCTGGGGGGATTGGCACTACCGGCCTTTGGAGATTCGTCTTGGTCAGCGCTTGAAACCGGAGTACCAGGCGGTCGCGGCGTTCCACAGTTGGTTGCTTGCCCAGATCCAGGGGGTGTGGCCGTTGTGGGGTGAACTGGCACTCCCAGGTCCCCGGTTTTTGCGGGTGAATTTGGCGCAGGCGCTGCCTTCGATGCATCAGATGCTGGCGGCTTGCCTGGAAACCCTAAAGCAAACCGAAGCGCCGGAAGTGTTCATCAGCCGCAGCCGTTGTCACCAGTGTCCCTGGCTGGACGATTGCAGTACGGTCGCCAAGCGAACCCACCACCTCAGTCTGGTGCCCGGCGTCACCCACCGGCGTTACCAGGAGCTGCAAAGCTTGGGGTTGACCCGCATTGAGCAGTTGGCCCAGGTGAACCCGTTGGAGTTGCACCGGCGCACCAGTTTGGGTCTCAACAGCAGCAACAAGCTCGTTCGCCAAGCCCAGGCGATTGCCCAGCAGCAGGCCCTGGCGATTGCGCCGATTACCCGCTTGCCTCGGGCCGCCATCGGCTACTTTTTTGACATCGAGGCCGACCCCTTCCTGGACTGTGTGTACTTGCACGGGGTGCTCCTGATCACTCCCCAGCGACAAGAGTTCTATTCCCTGGTGGCAGAACGGGTGCAGGACGAAGGGCGCATCTGGCAGGAGCTCTTGCAGGTGCTGGAGCGTTATCCCCAAGCCCCCATCTATCACTTCTGCCCGTTTGAACCTCAGACTATCCAGCGGTTGGGCCAGCGCTATCGCACGCCCCCGGAGCGGGTGCAGGCCATTCGCCAGCGCTGCGTGGATTTGCACGCCCGCTTGGTGCGTTCAGTGGTCTTACCGGTGGAGAATTACACCTTGAAGGCGATTGCTCGCTGGTTAGGGTTTCAGTGGCACCATCCCCGCGCCGACGGCGTCCAATGCACCCAGTGGTACAACCTGTGGCTCCAAACCGGCGACCGCAGCTATTTGCAGGCGCTCCAACGCTACAATTACGACGATTGCCTGGCCACCTACCACCTGTACCGCTGGCTGGTGGAATTTATGCAGAAACAAACCCTTGTGCCCTCAACCGGCTGA
- a CDS encoding ferredoxin:protochlorophyllide reductase (ATP-dependent) subunit N: MTTSSVNTLSFDCETGQYHTFCPISCVAWLYPKIEDSFFLVIGTKTCGYFLQNALGVMVFAEPRYAMAELEEGDISAQLNDYAELKRLCLQIKRDRNPSVIVWIGTCTTEIIKMDLEGLAPQLEAEIGIPIVVARANGLDYAFTQGEDTVLAAMAQRCPETPPSAPAESRWLRLVPRPQAAADHPPLILFGSLPDPVATQLTLELEQQGIQVAGWLPAKRFGELPAIPPGAFVCGVNPFLSRTAATLVRRRQCRFISAPFPIGPDGTRAWVEAIAQALGKPTVALAQREAQTWQRLAPYLELLQGKSVFFMGDNLLEIALARFLVRCGMRVLEVGIPYLDKRYQAAELALLERTCREMGVPMPRIVEKPDNYRQIQRIYELQPDLVITGMAHANPLEARGITTKWSVEFTFAQIHGFAGAREILELVTRPLRRNQALSQLGWQRLV; encoded by the coding sequence ATGACTACTTCTTCGGTAAACACCCTCTCATTCGACTGTGAGACCGGCCAGTACCACACCTTTTGTCCTATCAGTTGCGTGGCCTGGCTGTACCCGAAGATCGAAGATAGTTTTTTCCTGGTGATCGGCACAAAAACCTGCGGCTATTTCCTGCAAAATGCCCTGGGGGTCATGGTGTTTGCCGAGCCGCGCTACGCCATGGCGGAGTTGGAAGAAGGCGACATCTCGGCGCAACTGAACGACTATGCCGAACTGAAACGGCTGTGCCTGCAGATCAAACGCGACCGCAACCCCAGCGTGATCGTTTGGATCGGCACCTGCACTACTGAAATTATCAAGATGGATTTGGAGGGGTTGGCGCCGCAACTGGAGGCAGAAATTGGCATCCCGATTGTGGTGGCCCGCGCCAACGGGTTGGACTACGCCTTTACCCAAGGGGAAGACACCGTACTGGCGGCGATGGCCCAGCGCTGTCCTGAGACGCCCCCGTCGGCACCTGCGGAATCCCGGTGGCTAAGGCTCGTCCCTCGTCCCCAAGCGGCGGCGGACCATCCGCCCCTCATCCTGTTTGGTTCCCTGCCGGACCCGGTGGCGACCCAATTGACCTTGGAGCTAGAGCAGCAGGGGATTCAGGTTGCTGGGTGGTTGCCGGCCAAGCGCTTTGGGGAGCTACCGGCTATCCCGCCAGGTGCCTTCGTCTGCGGGGTGAACCCGTTTCTCTCTCGCACGGCGGCTACCCTGGTTCGCCGGCGCCAGTGTCGGTTCATCTCAGCGCCCTTTCCCATTGGTCCCGACGGCACGCGGGCGTGGGTGGAGGCGATTGCCCAGGCCCTTGGCAAACCGACGGTGGCGTTGGCGCAGCGGGAAGCCCAAACCTGGCAACGCCTGGCGCCCTACTTAGAACTCCTGCAGGGCAAATCGGTCTTTTTCATGGGGGATAACTTGCTGGAAATTGCACTCGCGCGGTTTTTGGTGCGCTGCGGGATGCGGGTGTTGGAGGTGGGCATTCCCTACCTGGATAAACGCTACCAAGCTGCGGAACTGGCTCTGTTGGAGCGCACCTGCCGAGAAATGGGCGTCCCCATGCCCCGGATTGTAGAAAAGCCGGATAACTACCGCCAAATCCAACGCATCTACGAACTCCAACCGGATCTGGTAATCACCGGCATGGCCCACGCCAACCCCCTGGAGGCGCGGGGCATTACCACCAAATGGTCAGTAGAATTTACCTTTGCCCAGATTCACGGCTTCGCAGGCGCGCGGGAGATTTTAGAACTAGTCACCCGGCCCCTACGGCGGAACCAGGCCCTAAGCCAACTGGGATGGCAACGGCTGGTTTAA
- a CDS encoding DUF5331 domain-containing protein → MATFDELKLALRNAWLEYARNHRPWLEMYLKQRGFKTPDNGRRPDAGLILGVITMAAPQLLEILPTFFKLSQGNPDAIIEALDLNFDPFKELAKPVAQLPESATPMAESEQVNVTPF, encoded by the coding sequence ATGGCGACGTTTGACGAGTTGAAACTAGCCCTACGCAACGCCTGGTTGGAATATGCGCGCAATCACCGACCCTGGCTCGAGATGTATCTCAAACAGCGGGGGTTCAAAACGCCGGATAATGGCCGCCGGCCCGATGCGGGTTTGATTCTGGGTGTGATCACCATGGCCGCGCCGCAATTGCTGGAAATCTTGCCCACCTTTTTTAAGCTGAGTCAAGGCAATCCCGACGCCATTATTGAGGCCCTGGATTTGAACTTTGACCCCTTCAAGGAATTGGCCAAACCCGTGGCCCAATTGCCCGAATCGGCAACTCCTATGGCTGAATCGGAGCAGGTCAATGTCACACCGTTTTAA
- a CDS encoding lipid-A-disaccharide synthase-related protein: MRLLCLSNGHGEDRIAGTILTALQQEQPDVVLRALPLVGRGETYRRLGIPLIGPARDLPSGGFLPKGWWQDLRAGLGGLVWQQWRAVRQWARASPQGWVLAVGDIWPLGLAWQSGRPFVFVATAKSEYHLRDEQGPLPKTHWLEGWAGSVFYPWERWLIRRSRVTFPRDELTTTWLKRWQLPVLWVGNPMMDGLEPTGQLSLPPAFADALVIVLLPGSRVPEAYRNWELILQALPGVVEHLTAPQILFLAAIAPTVDPREIERALRRHRWPVYPGVGFGYGQVGLMVTQGCFNDCIHLAHAGIALAGTATEQLVGLGKPVVSFPGPGPQYTRHFARYQQRLLGPSLRLVDQPEAVGPVLQEMLSDPDTLHLIARNGRQRMGTPGASLAIARWLAQHLRKASLDL, encoded by the coding sequence ATGCGGTTGTTGTGCTTGAGTAACGGGCATGGGGAAGACCGGATTGCTGGCACCATCTTGACCGCCCTGCAGCAGGAACAGCCCGACGTCGTATTGCGGGCGTTGCCGTTGGTGGGTCGGGGGGAGACCTACCGGCGGTTGGGAATTCCCCTGATTGGGCCAGCGCGGGACTTGCCCTCGGGAGGCTTCCTACCCAAGGGGTGGTGGCAGGACCTGCGCGCAGGGTTGGGAGGGTTGGTCTGGCAACAATGGCGGGCGGTGCGGCAATGGGCGCGGGCGTCGCCCCAGGGATGGGTGCTGGCGGTGGGGGATATTTGGCCCCTGGGGTTGGCCTGGCAAAGCGGTCGCCCGTTTGTGTTCGTGGCAACGGCCAAGTCAGAGTACCACCTGCGGGACGAGCAGGGTCCCTTGCCCAAAACCCACTGGTTGGAAGGCTGGGCCGGCTCGGTGTTTTATCCCTGGGAGCGCTGGCTCATCCGCCGCTCGCGGGTCACCTTTCCACGGGATGAATTAACCACCACCTGGCTGAAACGCTGGCAATTGCCGGTGCTGTGGGTGGGCAACCCCATGATGGATGGTCTCGAACCGACGGGACAGCTATCGCTACCGCCGGCGTTTGCTGATGCCCTAGTGATTGTGCTACTCCCTGGTTCCCGCGTCCCTGAAGCCTACCGCAACTGGGAATTGATCCTGCAGGCCTTGCCGGGAGTTGTGGAGCACCTGACAGCGCCCCAGATTTTGTTCCTGGCGGCGATTGCCCCTACGGTGGACCCACGCGAGATCGAGAGGGCGTTACGTCGGCACCGCTGGCCGGTCTATCCAGGGGTGGGATTCGGTTATGGTCAGGTGGGATTGATGGTCACCCAGGGTTGCTTCAACGACTGCATACACCTGGCCCATGCGGGGATTGCCCTGGCGGGAACCGCCACCGAACAGTTGGTGGGCTTGGGCAAGCCGGTGGTGAGTTTTCCAGGACCAGGCCCCCAGTACACGCGCCATTTCGCCCGTTACCAGCAGCGCCTGCTCGGCCCTTCGTTGCGCTTGGTGGATCAACCGGAGGCCGTTGGCCCTGTGTTGCAAGAAATGCTCAGCGACCCCGATACCCTGCACCTGATTGCCCGCAACGGTCGCCAACGGATGGGCACGCCGGGCGCCAGTCTTGCGATTGCGCGCTGGCTGGCTCAGCACCTGCGCAAAGCTTCGCTAGACCTGTGA